In Necator americanus strain Aroian chromosome IV, whole genome shotgun sequence, the following proteins share a genomic window:
- a CDS encoding hypothetical protein (NECATOR_CHRIV.G16738.T1): MGFWRRHGSTPQDLLLLIETVLCDTAYLGAKRLEFGGGEKKDFHGHHVVIVGIDANAKMGLEQESDVLGK, translated from the exons ATGGGTTTCTGGCGTCGGCACGGTTCGACACCTCAGGACCTGCTCCTCCTCATTGAAACG GTTTTATGTGATACAGCATATCTGGGAGCGAAACGTCTAGAGTTTGGTGGTggagaaaagaaggattttcACGGTCACCACGTGGTCATTgttggaatcgacgcaaatgcgaaaatgggacttgaacaagaatccgatgtgctaggaaaatag